The following is a genomic window from Ethanoligenens harbinense YUAN-3.
TGCAAGTGCTCGTTTTTTCATGTTTTCTCCTCCGTTTTCACAGTCGTCGTTTTCTATCTTCCATCGCGGGCTGCGGGCGGGATTCACCTCCTCAGCGCGGAAATGGTATCGATTCCATATTCGCCGCATGTCCGCAGATGGTTTCTATTTCCAGTATATAAATTTCCAGAAAAAAGAAAACCAGTTTTTCCCAAAAAGCGCGAAAAACAGCATATAAACGGATTTATTGTTGAAATATGTATAATCGTGGCGAATTTTTCTAGTTTTATGCCAAGCTATTGCCAATTTCCAGTTTTATGTATTTTACATAAAACTGTTAACACTCCGTCTCGGATTTTTCAAACAACCGCAGTACATTGTCCTTGTATTTGTTCCCAAGCAGTGCGATTTCCGGATAGTTATCGAAATGGATATTCCAGGACGTGAGCGCATAGCGCTCAATGCTGCGGATATACCGCAGGTTGACCGCGTAGGATTTATGCGTCTGGATAATGTCCGGGCTGTTAATGTGCCGCAGCACATCCTTGAGCGGCATGCGGTTGAGACGGAACACCTGCTCAGCCGTATGGATGGTGCAGGCGCGCGCGTTGATCTCCAGGAAAATAATCTCATCCACGTAGACTTTGAACGCCTTATTCCCATTGCGGAACAGGCGAAACGGCCGCTCCGGCCCGGCGGCCCGCCCCTCGCCCAGCAGCAGCCGCACCGTTTCCCGCATCCGGCCCGCGTCATAGGGCTTGATGAAAAAATCGTAACAGTGGATTTGTTGGAACGCTTCGGGTATCCCATCGGCATATTGGCTGATGAACAGGATCCATGTCAGCCGGCAGAGCGACAGCTTCCTGATCTCCGCGGCGCAATGCAGGCCGGAACCGTTCTTCAATTGAGTGTCGATCACAAACAATGCAATAGTTGTCGTCTGCGCGATGCGCAGGGCCTCTTCTTCCGTTTCGGCCTCATACACGTTCATCCGCGCCGGGACCTCCGGCAGGAGTGCGCGAAATTGTTCTCTTTCTGCTTGCGATGCCGCCGCCAGAAGAATGTTAAGCATTCAATCGCCTCATTTACAGGATTCTCCCGCCGTATGTTCTATCAAAAAAGGCCGCCTCAAGCAGGCGGCCAAAAGTATAGAATGTCGGGCGGTGAAATAGTTACAAAATGGTATCATTCTAGAAACATTTTCATTAAATATACCGGGTTTCCTGTAAAATGTCAATCCATTATACGGTCAAATCATTTCATAAATATTGGAAATACATGCAAAAGCCCCCGGCGGGATGCATATCCGGGCACCAGCAACAGCCGGCATGTGGCGGGGTTTCCGCAGCATACCGGCTGTTTTCACACACGATGTCTACTTATTCCAACAGGCAGCCCCTGCCGAAAACGCCGCTCAGTGCAGCACGCCGGCCGCCACGCAGATGAGCATCACGATACCCACGGCGATGCGGTAATACCCAAACACGCGCAGCGGTTTCTTTTTCAAAAAACCGATGAATTTCTTCACCACGATGAGCGCCACGATGAACGCCACTACGAAACCGAGCACCAGCGCGGCCACTTCGATACCGCTCAGCTTCATTTTGGCGTCGAGCAGCGAATAAGCCGACGCGCCGAACATCGTGGGGATCGCCAGAAAAAAGGTGTAATCCGCGGCGGCCACGGTGGTCAGTCCCACGACCCAGCCGCCGATGATGGTAGACGCCGAGCGCGAAAAACCGGGCCACAGAAACGAGAGGCACTGGAAGACGCCGACCATAAAGCCTTCTTTGATGCCCACGTCCTCCATCCGGCGCACTTTTCCCTTGTGGCCAAACGCCCGCTCAAAGTAGATCAGCGCGATGCCGCCCACCACCAGGGACAGAGCCACCGGCAGCGGATACATCAGCAGCTTACCGATCTTTTTATAAAACAGCACCGCCACGATCACCGTAGGTACCAGCGAAGCGATGATGGCCAGCGCAAGCCGCAGTCCGTACTGGCCGGGCTTAAAGTTCCGGAACACA
Proteins encoded in this region:
- a CDS encoding LytR/AlgR family response regulator transcription factor — encoded protein: MLNILLAAASQAEREQFRALLPEVPARMNVYEAETEEEALRIAQTTTIALFVIDTQLKNGSGLHCAAEIRKLSLCRLTWILFISQYADGIPEAFQQIHCYDFFIKPYDAGRMRETVRLLLGEGRAAGPERPFRLFRNGNKAFKVYVDEIIFLEINARACTIHTAEQVFRLNRMPLKDVLRHINSPDIIQTHKSYAVNLRYIRSIERYALTSWNIHFDNYPEIALLGNKYKDNVLRLFEKSETEC
- a CDS encoding undecaprenyl-diphosphate phosphatase, yielding MANLLLLLKALILGIVEGITEFLPISSTGHMILVGAFMGTDSGPYAKFFTLFEIVIQFGAILAVVVLFRKRILDVFRNFKPGQYGLRLALAIIASLVPTVIVAVLFYKKIGKLLMYPLPVALSLVVGGIALIYFERAFGHKGKVRRMEDVGIKEGFMVGVFQCLSFLWPGFSRSASTIIGGWVVGLTTVAAADYTFFLAIPTMFGASAYSLLDAKMKLSGIEVAALVLGFVVAFIVALIVVKKFIGFLKKKPLRVFGYYRIAVGIVMLICVAAGVLH